A stretch of Brassica rapa cultivar Chiifu-401-42 chromosome A08, CAAS_Brap_v3.01, whole genome shotgun sequence DNA encodes these proteins:
- the LOC103833378 gene encoding uncharacterized protein LOC103833378: MATGDYSAKSGYKAQFELLLFEEAENPTISIDWSANVWDIKTSEKIKVFLWNALQDALPVGEQFAVRNIPLSIRCSRCNEEETVSHLLFTCPYSRKVWKLAPLATSIDVDRVKNTSAEMKIIRRIPSLPLVGLGPGTLTASICWNLWIVRNQLTFQKRDFSPEETLSKAIREAREWSLAQISPINPKLRPPSINQDPPPSTDVPCMYTDAAWNASIGCAGLGWIIDDTTSSSSSYSVTAIFVKSPLFAETLAMRRAMTSAIDKGITSLLILSDSQILIKLLNTRGRKLEIAGLLNHIYLLSNAFNAIQFKFIPTEYNDRADSVAKQALYIMS; the protein is encoded by the coding sequence ATGGCCACGGGGGATTACTCAGCAAAATCGGGCTACAAAGCCCAATTCGAACTCCTGCTTTTTGAGGAAGCAGAGAACCCTACAATATCGATCGACTGGTCAGCAAACGTGTGGGATATTAAAACATCTGAGAAAATAAAGGTATTTCTGTGGAATGCTCTCCAAGACGCCCTCCCAGTGGGGGAACAATTTGCTGTTAGGAACATACCTCTCTCGATTAGATGCTCTCGCTGCAATGAGGAGGAAACAGTTTCCCACTTGCTCTTCACTTGCCCATACTCGAGAAAGGTTTGGAAGCTGGCCCCGCTGGCTACATCAATTGATGTGGATCGCGTCAAAAATACAAGCGCGGAAATGAAGATCATAAGAAGAATCCCATCGCTTCCTCTGGTGGGACTGGGACCAGGTACGCTTACAGCCTCAATTTGCTGGAATTTATGGATCGTTAGAAATCAATTGACCTTCCAGAAGCGTGATTTCTCCCCTGAAGAAACCCTATCAAAAGCAATTCGAGAGGCTAGAGAATGGTCTCTCGCTCAGATCTCCCCGATAAATCCAAAGCTGAGACCGCCTAGCATCAACCAGGATCCTCCTCCGAGTACCGACGTCCCTTGCATGTATACAGATGCTGCTTGGAATGCCTCCATAGGCTGCGCTGGACTTGGCTGGATCATCGATGATACAACGTCGTCATCATCATCTTATTCAGTGACTGCAATCTTTGTAAAGTCGCCCCTCTTCGCGGAAACCTTGGCTATGAGAAGAGCAATGACCTCTGCTATCGACAAAGGGATCACCTCTCTACTGATTCTCTCGGATTCACAGATTCTAATCAAGCTATTGAATACAAGAGGGAGGAAGTTGGAGATCGCCGGCCTCCTTAATCATATTTACCTCCTATCTAATGCTTTTAATGCTATCCAGTTTAAGTTTATCCCTACAGAATACAATGATAGAGCTGACTCAGTAGCCAAACAAGCTCTCTATATAATGTCTTAA
- the LOC103833313 gene encoding serine carboxypeptidase-like 44 isoform X3, producing the protein MASEEDLVTKLPGQPEVAFRQFAGYVDVDIKAGRSLFYYFVEAEKQQHTKPLTLWLNGGPGCSSIGGGAFTELGPFYPAGDGRGLRRNSKSWNKASNLLFVDSPAGVGWSYSNTTSDYTTGDESTAKDMLVFLLRWLEKFPEFRTRNLFLAGESYAGHYIPQLADVILEYNSRPSNRFKFKLKGIAIGNPLLKLDRDVPATYEFFWSHGMISDELGLTIMNQCNFDDYTFSSSHNISKPCEAAMSEAGTIITQYVNYYDVLLDICYPTLVEQELRLKKMGTKISVGVDVCMSYEEQLYLSLPEVQQALHANRTNLPYSWSMCSGLLNYSDTDGNMNILPILKRILTRKIPIWVFSGDEDSVIPLLGSRTLVKELAEDLNFHTTVPYGAWFHKGQVGGWVIEYGDILTFATVRGAAHMVPYAQPSRALHLFSSFVLGRRLPNKSPPPLHD; encoded by the exons atggCCAGCG AAGAAGATTTGGTCACGAAGCTGCCTGGGCAACCGGAAGTTGCATTCAGACAGTTCGCTGGCTATGTTGATGTCGACATCAAAGCTGGTCGGAGCCTCTTTTATTACTTTGTCGAAGCTGAGAAGCAACAACACACAAAACCTTTAACCCTTTGGCTCAATGGAG GGCCAGGGTGCTCTTCCATTGGGGGAGGAGCTTTTACAGAGTTGGGTCCATTTTACCCCGCTGGAGATGGTCGTGGCCTCCGCAGAAACTCCAAATCTTGGAACAAAG CCTCAAATCTGTTGTTTGTGGATTCACCGGCTGGAGTAGGATGGTCTTACTCGAACACAACTTCAGATTATACCACTGGCGATGAATCCACcg CCAAGGATATGCTGGTGTTCTTGTTAAGATGGTTAGAAAAGTTTCCAGAATTCAGGACACGAAACCTCTTTCTCGCTGGTGAAAGCTACGCTGGACACTATATACCTCAACTAGCTGATGTAATACTTGAATACAACTCAAGACCCTCAAATAGATTCAAGTTCAAGCTGAAGGGTATTGCA ATCGGTAATCCGCTTCTGAAGCTTGACCGAGATGTTCCAGCCACGTATGAGTTCTTCTGGTCACACGGGATGATCTCTGATGAACTTGGCCTCACTATCATGAACCAATGCAACTTTGATGATTACACATTCTCAAGTTCACACAACATAAGCAAACCTTGTGAAGCCGCAATGAGTGAAGCAGGAACCATAATCACTCAGTACGTTAATTACTACGACGTGCTCCTTGATATCTGCTATCCGACCCTTGTCGAGCAAGAGCTCAGGCTCAAGAAAATG GGTACAAAAATAAGTGTTGGGGTGGACGTGTGCATGAGCTACGAAGAGCAGTTGTATCTGAGTCTTCCTGAGGTTCAACAGGCTCTTCATGCTAACCGAACAAATCTGCCATATTCATGGTCTATGTGCAGCGG CCTCTTGAACTACAGTGACACTGACGGGAACATGAACATACTTCCGATTCTTAAGAGAATCCTGACGAGGAAAATCCCTATTTGGGTCTTCAG TGGGGATGAAGATTCCGTGATTCCTCTTCTAGGTTCAAGGACTCTGGTAAAAGAATTAGCAGAGGATCTCAACTTCCACACTACAGTTCCCTATGGAGCTTGGTTCCACAAAGGACAG GTTGGTGGATGGGTAATAGAGTATGGGGATATACTGACATTCGCAACTGTCAGAGGAGCTGCTCATATGGTGCCATACGCGCAGCCTTCACGAGCTTTGCATTTGTTCAGCAGCTTTGTGCTTGGCCGGAGATTGCCAAATAAATCACCTCCTCCTCTTCATGATTGA
- the LOC103833313 gene encoding serine carboxypeptidase-like 44 isoform X1, which translates to MASGKWMFFYVAVMVMVQWLGNNHNLAEGYPEEDLVTKLPGQPEVAFRQFAGYVDVDIKAGRSLFYYFVEAEKQQHTKPLTLWLNGGPGCSSIGGGAFTELGPFYPAGDGRGLRRNSKSWNKASNLLFVDSPAGVGWSYSNTTSDYTTGDESTAKDMLVFLLRWLEKFPEFRTRNLFLAGESYAGHYIPQLADVILEYNSRPSNRFKFKLKGIAIGNPLLKLDRDVPATYEFFWSHGMISDELGLTIMNQCNFDDYTFSSSHNISKPCEAAMSEAGTIITQYVNYYDVLLDICYPTLVEQELRLKKMGTKISVGVDVCMSYEEQLYLSLPEVQQALHANRTNLPYSWSMCSGLLNYSDTDGNMNILPILKRILTRKIPIWVFSGDEDSVIPLLGSRTLVKELAEDLNFHTTVPYGAWFHKGQVGGWVIEYGDILTFATVRGAAHMVPYAQPSRALHLFSSFVLGRRLPNKSPPPLHD; encoded by the exons atggCCAGCGGTAAGTGGATGTTCTTTTATGTAGCAGTAATGGTGATGGTGCAATGGTTGGGGAATAATCATAATTTAGCTGAGGGATATCCAGAAGAAGATTTGGTCACGAAGCTGCCTGGGCAACCGGAAGTTGCATTCAGACAGTTCGCTGGCTATGTTGATGTCGACATCAAAGCTGGTCGGAGCCTCTTTTATTACTTTGTCGAAGCTGAGAAGCAACAACACACAAAACCTTTAACCCTTTGGCTCAATGGAG GGCCAGGGTGCTCTTCCATTGGGGGAGGAGCTTTTACAGAGTTGGGTCCATTTTACCCCGCTGGAGATGGTCGTGGCCTCCGCAGAAACTCCAAATCTTGGAACAAAG CCTCAAATCTGTTGTTTGTGGATTCACCGGCTGGAGTAGGATGGTCTTACTCGAACACAACTTCAGATTATACCACTGGCGATGAATCCACcg CCAAGGATATGCTGGTGTTCTTGTTAAGATGGTTAGAAAAGTTTCCAGAATTCAGGACACGAAACCTCTTTCTCGCTGGTGAAAGCTACGCTGGACACTATATACCTCAACTAGCTGATGTAATACTTGAATACAACTCAAGACCCTCAAATAGATTCAAGTTCAAGCTGAAGGGTATTGCA ATCGGTAATCCGCTTCTGAAGCTTGACCGAGATGTTCCAGCCACGTATGAGTTCTTCTGGTCACACGGGATGATCTCTGATGAACTTGGCCTCACTATCATGAACCAATGCAACTTTGATGATTACACATTCTCAAGTTCACACAACATAAGCAAACCTTGTGAAGCCGCAATGAGTGAAGCAGGAACCATAATCACTCAGTACGTTAATTACTACGACGTGCTCCTTGATATCTGCTATCCGACCCTTGTCGAGCAAGAGCTCAGGCTCAAGAAAATG GGTACAAAAATAAGTGTTGGGGTGGACGTGTGCATGAGCTACGAAGAGCAGTTGTATCTGAGTCTTCCTGAGGTTCAACAGGCTCTTCATGCTAACCGAACAAATCTGCCATATTCATGGTCTATGTGCAGCGG CCTCTTGAACTACAGTGACACTGACGGGAACATGAACATACTTCCGATTCTTAAGAGAATCCTGACGAGGAAAATCCCTATTTGGGTCTTCAG TGGGGATGAAGATTCCGTGATTCCTCTTCTAGGTTCAAGGACTCTGGTAAAAGAATTAGCAGAGGATCTCAACTTCCACACTACAGTTCCCTATGGAGCTTGGTTCCACAAAGGACAG GTTGGTGGATGGGTAATAGAGTATGGGGATATACTGACATTCGCAACTGTCAGAGGAGCTGCTCATATGGTGCCATACGCGCAGCCTTCACGAGCTTTGCATTTGTTCAGCAGCTTTGTGCTTGGCCGGAGATTGCCAAATAAATCACCTCCTCCTCTTCATGATTGA
- the LOC103833313 gene encoding serine carboxypeptidase-like 44 isoform X2, which yields MVMVQWLGNNHNLAEGYPEEDLVTKLPGQPEVAFRQFAGYVDVDIKAGRSLFYYFVEAEKQQHTKPLTLWLNGGPGCSSIGGGAFTELGPFYPAGDGRGLRRNSKSWNKASNLLFVDSPAGVGWSYSNTTSDYTTGDESTAKDMLVFLLRWLEKFPEFRTRNLFLAGESYAGHYIPQLADVILEYNSRPSNRFKFKLKGIAIGNPLLKLDRDVPATYEFFWSHGMISDELGLTIMNQCNFDDYTFSSSHNISKPCEAAMSEAGTIITQYVNYYDVLLDICYPTLVEQELRLKKMGTKISVGVDVCMSYEEQLYLSLPEVQQALHANRTNLPYSWSMCSGLLNYSDTDGNMNILPILKRILTRKIPIWVFSGDEDSVIPLLGSRTLVKELAEDLNFHTTVPYGAWFHKGQVGGWVIEYGDILTFATVRGAAHMVPYAQPSRALHLFSSFVLGRRLPNKSPPPLHD from the exons ATGGTGATGGTGCAATGGTTGGGGAATAATCATAATTTAGCTGAGGGATATCCAGAAGAAGATTTGGTCACGAAGCTGCCTGGGCAACCGGAAGTTGCATTCAGACAGTTCGCTGGCTATGTTGATGTCGACATCAAAGCTGGTCGGAGCCTCTTTTATTACTTTGTCGAAGCTGAGAAGCAACAACACACAAAACCTTTAACCCTTTGGCTCAATGGAG GGCCAGGGTGCTCTTCCATTGGGGGAGGAGCTTTTACAGAGTTGGGTCCATTTTACCCCGCTGGAGATGGTCGTGGCCTCCGCAGAAACTCCAAATCTTGGAACAAAG CCTCAAATCTGTTGTTTGTGGATTCACCGGCTGGAGTAGGATGGTCTTACTCGAACACAACTTCAGATTATACCACTGGCGATGAATCCACcg CCAAGGATATGCTGGTGTTCTTGTTAAGATGGTTAGAAAAGTTTCCAGAATTCAGGACACGAAACCTCTTTCTCGCTGGTGAAAGCTACGCTGGACACTATATACCTCAACTAGCTGATGTAATACTTGAATACAACTCAAGACCCTCAAATAGATTCAAGTTCAAGCTGAAGGGTATTGCA ATCGGTAATCCGCTTCTGAAGCTTGACCGAGATGTTCCAGCCACGTATGAGTTCTTCTGGTCACACGGGATGATCTCTGATGAACTTGGCCTCACTATCATGAACCAATGCAACTTTGATGATTACACATTCTCAAGTTCACACAACATAAGCAAACCTTGTGAAGCCGCAATGAGTGAAGCAGGAACCATAATCACTCAGTACGTTAATTACTACGACGTGCTCCTTGATATCTGCTATCCGACCCTTGTCGAGCAAGAGCTCAGGCTCAAGAAAATG GGTACAAAAATAAGTGTTGGGGTGGACGTGTGCATGAGCTACGAAGAGCAGTTGTATCTGAGTCTTCCTGAGGTTCAACAGGCTCTTCATGCTAACCGAACAAATCTGCCATATTCATGGTCTATGTGCAGCGG CCTCTTGAACTACAGTGACACTGACGGGAACATGAACATACTTCCGATTCTTAAGAGAATCCTGACGAGGAAAATCCCTATTTGGGTCTTCAG TGGGGATGAAGATTCCGTGATTCCTCTTCTAGGTTCAAGGACTCTGGTAAAAGAATTAGCAGAGGATCTCAACTTCCACACTACAGTTCCCTATGGAGCTTGGTTCCACAAAGGACAG GTTGGTGGATGGGTAATAGAGTATGGGGATATACTGACATTCGCAACTGTCAGAGGAGCTGCTCATATGGTGCCATACGCGCAGCCTTCACGAGCTTTGCATTTGTTCAGCAGCTTTGTGCTTGGCCGGAGATTGCCAAATAAATCACCTCCTCCTCTTCATGATTGA
- the LOC103833313 gene encoding serine carboxypeptidase-like 44 isoform X4 — protein MEVCFGPGCSSIGGGAFTELGPFYPAGDGRGLRRNSKSWNKASNLLFVDSPAGVGWSYSNTTSDYTTGDESTAKDMLVFLLRWLEKFPEFRTRNLFLAGESYAGHYIPQLADVILEYNSRPSNRFKFKLKGIAIGNPLLKLDRDVPATYEFFWSHGMISDELGLTIMNQCNFDDYTFSSSHNISKPCEAAMSEAGTIITQYVNYYDVLLDICYPTLVEQELRLKKMGTKISVGVDVCMSYEEQLYLSLPEVQQALHANRTNLPYSWSMCSGLLNYSDTDGNMNILPILKRILTRKIPIWVFSGDEDSVIPLLGSRTLVKELAEDLNFHTTVPYGAWFHKGQVGGWVIEYGDILTFATVRGAAHMVPYAQPSRALHLFSSFVLGRRLPNKSPPPLHD, from the exons ATGGAGGTTTGCTTTG GGCCAGGGTGCTCTTCCATTGGGGGAGGAGCTTTTACAGAGTTGGGTCCATTTTACCCCGCTGGAGATGGTCGTGGCCTCCGCAGAAACTCCAAATCTTGGAACAAAG CCTCAAATCTGTTGTTTGTGGATTCACCGGCTGGAGTAGGATGGTCTTACTCGAACACAACTTCAGATTATACCACTGGCGATGAATCCACcg CCAAGGATATGCTGGTGTTCTTGTTAAGATGGTTAGAAAAGTTTCCAGAATTCAGGACACGAAACCTCTTTCTCGCTGGTGAAAGCTACGCTGGACACTATATACCTCAACTAGCTGATGTAATACTTGAATACAACTCAAGACCCTCAAATAGATTCAAGTTCAAGCTGAAGGGTATTGCA ATCGGTAATCCGCTTCTGAAGCTTGACCGAGATGTTCCAGCCACGTATGAGTTCTTCTGGTCACACGGGATGATCTCTGATGAACTTGGCCTCACTATCATGAACCAATGCAACTTTGATGATTACACATTCTCAAGTTCACACAACATAAGCAAACCTTGTGAAGCCGCAATGAGTGAAGCAGGAACCATAATCACTCAGTACGTTAATTACTACGACGTGCTCCTTGATATCTGCTATCCGACCCTTGTCGAGCAAGAGCTCAGGCTCAAGAAAATG GGTACAAAAATAAGTGTTGGGGTGGACGTGTGCATGAGCTACGAAGAGCAGTTGTATCTGAGTCTTCCTGAGGTTCAACAGGCTCTTCATGCTAACCGAACAAATCTGCCATATTCATGGTCTATGTGCAGCGG CCTCTTGAACTACAGTGACACTGACGGGAACATGAACATACTTCCGATTCTTAAGAGAATCCTGACGAGGAAAATCCCTATTTGGGTCTTCAG TGGGGATGAAGATTCCGTGATTCCTCTTCTAGGTTCAAGGACTCTGGTAAAAGAATTAGCAGAGGATCTCAACTTCCACACTACAGTTCCCTATGGAGCTTGGTTCCACAAAGGACAG GTTGGTGGATGGGTAATAGAGTATGGGGATATACTGACATTCGCAACTGTCAGAGGAGCTGCTCATATGGTGCCATACGCGCAGCCTTCACGAGCTTTGCATTTGTTCAGCAGCTTTGTGCTTGGCCGGAGATTGCCAAATAAATCACCTCCTCCTCTTCATGATTGA